The Georgenia faecalis genome includes a window with the following:
- the murQ gene encoding N-acetylmuramic acid 6-phosphate etherase yields MMSAPSDHRYGVVVDSPTEERNERTVHMDTVPTLELLRLINAEDRLVPDAVASVLPELSRLVDGAAERVRAGGAIHYVGAGTSGRIGVIDAAELLPTFNLEPGVVVAHHAGGEAALVRAAENVEDDAEAGAADVAEVTAGDVVIGIAASGRTPFVAGALAHAREVGALTALVTSNPRSALREGVDVEIILDTGPEALAGSTRMKSATAQKLVLHTFSTALMVRLGRTWSNLMVSMVATNAKLRARTVTILHQATGRSREECESTLDLADGDLKVALVMLLADVDARAAGEALARADGVVRVAVDVATPTPASPAPSPEGTH; encoded by the coding sequence ATGATGTCAGCACCGAGCGACCACCGATACGGGGTGGTGGTCGACTCTCCCACCGAGGAGCGCAACGAGCGCACCGTCCACATGGACACGGTCCCCACCCTCGAGCTGCTGCGCCTCATCAACGCGGAGGACCGCCTCGTCCCCGACGCCGTCGCCTCGGTCCTGCCGGAGCTCTCCCGGCTCGTCGACGGCGCCGCGGAGCGGGTCCGCGCCGGCGGGGCCATCCATTACGTCGGTGCCGGGACGAGCGGACGCATCGGCGTCATCGACGCCGCCGAGCTCCTTCCCACGTTCAACCTCGAGCCGGGCGTCGTCGTCGCCCACCACGCCGGCGGCGAGGCTGCCCTCGTCCGCGCCGCGGAGAACGTCGAGGACGACGCCGAGGCCGGCGCCGCCGACGTCGCCGAGGTCACCGCGGGCGACGTCGTCATCGGGATCGCCGCGTCCGGCCGCACGCCGTTCGTCGCCGGCGCGCTGGCCCACGCCCGCGAGGTCGGGGCCCTCACGGCGCTCGTGACGTCCAACCCGCGCTCGGCCCTGCGTGAGGGCGTCGACGTCGAGATCATCCTCGACACCGGCCCCGAGGCCCTGGCCGGGTCCACCCGGATGAAGTCGGCGACCGCTCAGAAGCTCGTCCTGCACACCTTCTCCACCGCGCTCATGGTCCGCCTCGGACGCACGTGGTCGAACCTCATGGTCTCCATGGTGGCCACGAACGCGAAGCTGCGCGCGCGGACCGTGACGATCCTCCACCAGGCCACCGGCCGCTCCCGGGAGGAGTGCGAGAGCACCCTCGACCTCGCCGACGGTGACCTCAAGGTCGCGCTCGTCATGCTGCTCGCGGACGTCGACGCCCGCGCTGCCGGTGAGGCCCTCGCGCGTGCCGACGGCGTCGTCCGCGTCGCCGTCGACGTCGCCACCCCTACCCCCGCAAGCCCCGCCCCATCCCCCGAAGGGACACACTGA
- a CDS encoding carbohydrate ABC transporter permease: protein MRVSPVERAWNYAILIVFALIALAPVVTILQRALAPETPADAEAGGPLHWENFARAWEQGRFSEYMGNSLQVAVVVVVLATLFSIMAGYAFGAFEFRGSRALFYVFLLGIMVPTEAIVVPLFFDLRAVGLTNTIWAIALPQVAQSVAFGTFWMRSYFRGANRSIIEAARLDGAGHSRVLWQVLVPVARPAVVTLVLLTFMWTWNEFLIPLVMSPNAQLRTAPLGLALFQGQYVQGTTLLAAGAVLVALPMVILYLFLQRHFIQGMLEGAVKD, encoded by the coding sequence ATGAGGGTCTCTCCCGTGGAGCGGGCGTGGAACTACGCCATCCTCATCGTCTTCGCGCTCATCGCGCTGGCGCCTGTGGTGACCATCCTCCAGAGAGCGCTGGCGCCCGAGACGCCCGCAGACGCCGAGGCCGGTGGCCCCCTGCACTGGGAGAACTTCGCCCGCGCCTGGGAGCAGGGACGCTTCAGCGAGTACATGGGCAACTCGCTGCAGGTCGCCGTGGTCGTCGTCGTCCTGGCGACGCTCTTCTCCATCATGGCCGGGTACGCCTTCGGCGCCTTCGAGTTCCGCGGCTCGCGTGCCCTCTTCTACGTGTTCCTCCTCGGCATCATGGTGCCCACCGAGGCCATCGTCGTGCCGCTCTTCTTCGACCTGCGGGCCGTGGGCCTGACCAACACCATCTGGGCCATCGCCCTGCCGCAGGTGGCCCAGTCGGTCGCGTTCGGGACCTTCTGGATGCGCTCGTACTTCCGGGGCGCGAACCGCTCGATCATCGAGGCCGCGCGCCTCGACGGGGCGGGGCACTCGCGCGTGCTGTGGCAGGTCCTCGTGCCGGTCGCCCGCCCGGCGGTCGTCACCCTCGTCCTGCTCACCTTCATGTGGACGTGGAACGAATTCCTCATCCCGCTGGTGATGTCCCCCAACGCGCAGCTGCGGACCGCGCCCCTGGGCCTCGCGCTCTTCCAGGGCCAGTACGTCCAGGGCACGACGCTGCTCGCCGCCGGCGCCGTCCTCGTCGCGCTGCCGATGGTGATCCTCTACCTCTTCCTTCAGCGGCACTTCATCCAGGGGATGCTCGAGGGCGCGGTCAAGGACTGA
- a CDS encoding 6-phospho-beta-glucosidase — protein MKLTIIGGGGFRVPQIVEAVSSADAGIRVDEISLYDTSAERLGVMAAVLDQLTPALSHPPTITATGDLDAALRGSDFVFSAIRIGGTAGRIQDERVALALGVLGQETIGPGGLAYALRTLPHARALAERIRAVAPQAWVINFTNPAGIITEAMRAILGDRVIGICDTPIGLVRRVARVLGRDPRDVDFDYVGLNHLGWLRTLTVDGRDVLPDLLADDELLDGIEEARLVGFDWVRAIGALPNEYLFYYYFNREAVARISGGGPTRGEYLDAQQNAFYATAAADPAHSLEAWDRARHERESSYMGESRAEEERFGRRAEDVEGGGYQQVALDLMTALVTGAGSGAAMILDVGNDAAGGDLLVPQLPADAVLEVPCTVDRYGVHPRRVAPLPSEMAGLLLQVKACEQLILRASAERSAELAWRAFASHPLVDSIAVGRRLLEDYRQHIPGVAAAFD, from the coding sequence GTGAAGCTCACCATCATCGGCGGCGGCGGGTTCCGCGTGCCGCAGATCGTCGAGGCCGTCTCCTCCGCCGACGCCGGGATCCGGGTGGACGAGATCAGCCTGTACGACACCTCGGCCGAGCGCCTGGGCGTCATGGCGGCGGTCCTCGACCAGCTCACGCCCGCCCTGAGCCACCCGCCCACCATCACCGCGACGGGTGACCTCGACGCCGCGCTGCGCGGGTCGGACTTCGTCTTCTCCGCCATCCGGATCGGCGGCACGGCGGGGCGCATCCAGGACGAGCGCGTCGCGCTGGCGCTCGGCGTCCTCGGCCAGGAGACCATCGGCCCCGGCGGGCTCGCCTACGCGCTGCGCACGCTGCCCCACGCCCGGGCGCTCGCCGAGCGGATCCGCGCCGTCGCGCCGCAGGCGTGGGTCATCAACTTCACCAACCCCGCCGGCATCATCACCGAGGCGATGCGCGCGATTCTCGGGGACCGGGTCATCGGCATCTGCGACACCCCGATCGGCCTGGTCCGCCGGGTGGCCCGCGTCCTCGGCCGCGACCCCCGCGACGTCGACTTCGACTACGTCGGGCTCAACCACCTCGGCTGGCTACGCACCCTCACCGTCGACGGCCGCGATGTGCTGCCGGACCTCCTCGCCGACGACGAGCTCCTCGACGGCATCGAGGAGGCCCGCCTCGTGGGGTTCGACTGGGTCCGCGCCATCGGCGCCCTGCCCAACGAGTACCTCTTCTACTACTACTTCAACCGGGAGGCCGTCGCCCGGATCAGCGGCGGCGGCCCGACCCGCGGGGAGTACCTCGACGCCCAGCAGAACGCCTTCTACGCCACGGCCGCCGCGGACCCGGCGCACTCCCTCGAGGCGTGGGACCGCGCGCGTCACGAGCGCGAGTCGAGCTACATGGGTGAGTCGCGCGCGGAGGAGGAGCGCTTCGGCCGCCGCGCCGAGGACGTCGAGGGCGGCGGCTACCAGCAGGTGGCGCTCGACCTCATGACCGCCCTCGTCACGGGCGCCGGCTCGGGGGCGGCGATGATCCTCGACGTCGGCAACGACGCGGCAGGCGGTGACCTCCTGGTCCCGCAGCTCCCGGCCGACGCCGTCCTCGAGGTGCCGTGCACCGTCGACCGGTACGGCGTCCACCCGCGCCGCGTGGCGCCGCTGCCCAGCGAGATGGCCGGGCTCCTCCTGCAGGTCAAGGCGTGCGAGCAGCTCATCCTGCGCGCGTCGGCGGAGCGCTCCGCCGAGCTCGCGTGGCGGGCGTTCGCCTCCCACCCGCTCGTCGACTCGATCGCCGTCGGCCGGCGCCTGCTCGAGGACTACCGCCAGCACATCCCCGGCGTCGCGGCGGCGTTCGACTGA
- a CDS encoding TIM barrel protein, translating to MRIAGAPISWGVCEVPGWGYQMSPARVLAEMAAVGLEATEVGPRGWLPEEPAERAQTLFPYGLDVVGAFVPVVLHDPDHDPVPEVERELMNFEAAGGDVLVLAAASGLVGYDERPVLDERGWRTLLRNLDRITGLAAVQGVRTTLHPHVGTMVENGEEVRRVLEDSVVGLCLDTGHLLIGGTDPVALVRRHADRVNHVHAKDVRADLAARVRAGELTYTDAVRAGIYVPLGEGDVDFAAIVADLGEAEFDGWFVLEQDTVLAGEPVDEGPVAQVRASLAYLRGLAGA from the coding sequence ATGAGGATCGCGGGAGCGCCGATCAGCTGGGGTGTGTGCGAGGTGCCCGGGTGGGGGTACCAGATGAGCCCCGCGCGGGTGCTCGCGGAGATGGCCGCGGTGGGCCTGGAGGCGACCGAGGTCGGACCACGCGGCTGGCTGCCCGAGGAGCCGGCCGAGCGGGCACAGACCCTGTTCCCGTACGGCCTCGACGTCGTCGGCGCGTTCGTGCCCGTCGTCCTCCACGACCCGGACCACGACCCCGTCCCCGAGGTGGAGCGCGAGCTGATGAACTTCGAGGCTGCCGGCGGGGACGTCCTCGTCCTCGCGGCCGCCTCCGGCCTCGTCGGCTACGACGAGCGCCCGGTGCTCGACGAGCGGGGGTGGCGCACGCTCCTGCGCAACCTCGACCGGATCACCGGCCTCGCCGCGGTCCAGGGCGTGCGGACCACGCTGCACCCGCACGTCGGCACCATGGTCGAGAACGGCGAGGAGGTGCGGCGGGTGCTCGAGGACTCGGTGGTAGGGCTGTGCCTCGACACCGGGCACCTCCTCATCGGCGGGACGGACCCCGTCGCGCTCGTCCGGAGGCATGCCGACCGGGTCAACCACGTCCACGCCAAGGACGTGCGCGCCGACCTGGCCGCGCGGGTCCGCGCCGGCGAGCTCACCTACACCGACGCCGTCCGGGCCGGCATCTACGTCCCGCTGGGGGAGGGGGACGTCGACTTCGCGGCGATCGTCGCCGACCTCGGGGAGGCGGAGTTCGACGGGTGGTTCGTCCTCGAGCAGGACACGGTCCTCGCCGGGGAGCCGGTCGACGAGGGCCCGGTGGCGCAGGTCCGCGCTTCGCTCGCCTACCTGCGCGGGCTGGCCGGCGCCTGA
- a CDS encoding ABC transporter substrate-binding protein, translated as MNPSPRRTRIAAGTIAIAALALAACTPGSGDGGETDDATSAPSGEVSTDVAAMGEQTLVVWDQEVRGGQAEQMERLNEAFEAEYENVSIDRVTQSNDDLTATLRLALTGDDAPDVTQANNSRSQMGQFVSAGQIISLDPYAEAYGWADRFSESVLQNTSYSADGVTFGEGELFGLPQVGEVVGVYYSKAKLDELGLEVPQTWADFEEQLGTIAEAGETPLVLGNLDQWPALHVFGPVQGAFVDPEEVRALGFGNAGASWTTEENLEAATTIADWAEAGYFNEGFNGADYDAVWQSFTEGTGVYLIGGSWLAADIEAAMGEDVGFFAPPPVEEGAGRVTTGGIGIPFAITSQAENPDLAAAYIDFITSEEAMAILAETGNMPVVETADHMPEAGLQADIYGAYADVTENGALLPYLDWATPTMGDTLGQALQGLLDGQIDAQQFADTVETDYAEFVAANE; from the coding sequence ATGAACCCATCACCACGCCGCACGAGGATCGCCGCAGGGACCATCGCCATCGCCGCGCTGGCACTCGCGGCCTGCACCCCCGGGTCGGGCGACGGCGGGGAGACCGACGACGCCACGTCCGCGCCGAGCGGCGAGGTGAGCACCGACGTCGCCGCGATGGGCGAGCAGACCCTCGTCGTGTGGGACCAGGAGGTCCGCGGCGGGCAGGCCGAGCAGATGGAGCGCCTCAACGAGGCGTTCGAGGCCGAGTACGAGAACGTCAGCATCGACCGCGTCACCCAGTCCAACGACGACCTCACGGCGACCCTGCGCCTGGCGCTCACGGGCGACGACGCCCCGGACGTCACGCAGGCGAACAACTCGCGCTCGCAGATGGGCCAGTTCGTCAGCGCCGGCCAGATCATCTCGCTCGACCCCTACGCCGAGGCCTACGGCTGGGCCGACCGGTTCTCCGAGTCCGTCCTGCAGAACACCAGCTACAGCGCCGACGGCGTGACGTTCGGCGAGGGGGAGCTCTTCGGGCTCCCGCAGGTCGGCGAGGTCGTCGGCGTCTACTACTCCAAGGCCAAGCTCGACGAGCTCGGGCTCGAGGTGCCGCAGACCTGGGCGGACTTCGAGGAGCAGCTCGGCACGATCGCTGAGGCCGGGGAGACGCCCCTGGTCCTCGGCAACCTCGACCAGTGGCCGGCGCTCCACGTCTTCGGCCCGGTGCAGGGCGCGTTCGTCGACCCCGAGGAGGTCCGCGCCCTCGGCTTCGGCAACGCCGGCGCCAGCTGGACCACCGAGGAGAACCTCGAGGCCGCGACGACCATCGCGGACTGGGCCGAGGCCGGCTACTTCAACGAGGGCTTCAACGGCGCCGACTACGACGCCGTGTGGCAGTCCTTCACCGAGGGCACGGGCGTGTACCTCATCGGCGGGTCCTGGCTCGCCGCGGACATCGAGGCCGCGATGGGCGAGGACGTCGGCTTCTTCGCCCCGCCGCCGGTGGAGGAGGGCGCCGGCCGCGTGACCACGGGGGGCATCGGCATCCCGTTCGCCATCACCTCCCAGGCCGAGAACCCCGACCTGGCCGCCGCGTACATCGACTTCATCACCAGCGAGGAGGCCATGGCGATCCTCGCCGAGACGGGCAACATGCCGGTCGTCGAGACCGCCGACCACATGCCGGAGGCCGGCCTGCAGGCGGACATCTACGGCGCCTACGCCGACGTCACGGAGAACGGTGCGCTCCTGCCCTACCTCGACTGGGCGACGCCCACGATGGGGGACACCCTCGGGCAGGCCCTCCAGGGTCTCCTCGACGGCCAGATCGACGCGCAGCAGTTCGCCGACACGGTCGAGACGGACTATGCCGAGTTCGTTGCCGCCAACGAGTGA
- a CDS encoding MurR/RpiR family transcriptional regulator, giving the protein MGAAPTGDGAAAEPGLVNRVRASLTDLRPAERRVGEAVVADPSLVARESITALAARCRTSAPTVVRFAKRMGFSGYPDLRLALAMAAGIEEGRSARGPVSGTLEPSDTLEDLVAKIGYADARAVEDTVSMLDVAQLARAVDALAEARHVDVVGVGASGLTAADLFQKLARLGINAAAHVDRHAAMTAISLRGKGDVVVAVSNSGATSDVLEPVRLANAGGATTIGLTNHPSSPLATLAQVVLVTTTRETTFRTGAMASRIAQLTVIDCLFVAVAMRNTGATRKALDATFKAVADL; this is encoded by the coding sequence ATGGGGGCTGCACCCACGGGCGACGGGGCCGCCGCGGAGCCCGGTCTCGTCAACCGCGTACGGGCGTCCCTGACGGACCTGCGGCCCGCCGAGCGGCGGGTGGGGGAGGCCGTCGTCGCCGACCCCAGCCTCGTCGCACGGGAGTCGATCACCGCGCTCGCCGCCCGCTGCCGCACGTCGGCGCCCACGGTCGTGCGCTTCGCCAAGCGCATGGGCTTCTCGGGCTACCCCGACCTGCGCCTGGCCCTGGCCATGGCGGCGGGGATCGAGGAGGGGCGCAGCGCTCGCGGCCCGGTCTCCGGCACGCTGGAGCCCTCGGACACGCTCGAGGACCTCGTCGCCAAGATCGGGTACGCGGACGCCCGAGCCGTGGAGGACACCGTCTCCATGCTCGACGTCGCCCAGCTGGCCCGGGCCGTCGACGCGCTCGCGGAGGCCCGGCACGTCGACGTCGTCGGGGTGGGCGCCAGCGGTCTCACCGCCGCCGACCTCTTTCAGAAGCTCGCGCGCCTGGGTATCAACGCCGCCGCGCACGTCGACCGGCACGCCGCCATGACGGCGATCTCGCTGCGGGGCAAGGGCGACGTCGTCGTCGCCGTCTCCAACTCCGGGGCGACCTCCGACGTGCTCGAGCCGGTCCGGCTCGCCAACGCCGGCGGGGCGACGACCATCGGCCTGACCAACCACCCCAGCTCCCCGCTCGCCACGCTCGCCCAGGTGGTGCTCGTGACGACGACCCGGGAGACCACGTTCCGGACCGGCGCGATGGCCAGCCGCATCGCCCAGCTCACCGTCATCGACTGCCTCTTCGTCGCCGTCGCCATGCGCAACACCGGGGCCACGCGCAAGGCGCTGGACGCGACGTTCAAGGCGGTCGCCGACCTCTGA
- a CDS encoding carbohydrate kinase family protein, whose translation MSTRGENDWPLPAMDTAARPDTGPAPGSPAEGHADASAAASADGTAAAPQLDVFLSGPLFLDIIFSGLPSDPRPGTEVWAAGMGSLPGGIANLAVATSRLGLTTGLAAGFGGDVYGQWCWQLLAEEGIDLRWSTRLRGQHTSVTASFAYGDDRSMVTHGHDLPMTVDELIGDPPATRAVITDLGGHRAEEQWWRRAAERGALVFADVGWDPTGVWDRAALEPLRQCHAFLPNEVEAMAYTRTDDPRAALSVLAELAPVVVVTRGPRGAIAVDSLTGEEAEVPSLAVDAIDPTGAGDVFAASFASGTLWGWPLAERMAFAALCSSLAVQQFGGSLAAPGMGDIHDWWARVAAAADGGDPRAAELRARYRFLDEALPARPAGAARRAEATFALDADL comes from the coding sequence GTGAGCACACGCGGCGAGAACGACTGGCCGCTGCCCGCGATGGACACCGCCGCCCGTCCGGACACCGGGCCGGCTCCCGGTTCGCCCGCCGAGGGTCACGCGGACGCCAGCGCGGCCGCCAGCGCGGACGGCACCGCCGCCGCACCGCAGCTCGACGTGTTCCTCTCCGGCCCACTGTTCCTCGACATCATCTTCTCCGGCCTGCCCAGCGACCCGCGCCCCGGCACCGAGGTGTGGGCCGCCGGGATGGGCTCGCTGCCGGGCGGCATCGCCAACCTCGCCGTCGCGACCAGCCGGCTCGGCCTGACGACGGGCCTGGCCGCGGGGTTCGGTGGCGACGTCTACGGCCAGTGGTGCTGGCAGCTGCTCGCCGAGGAGGGCATCGACCTGCGGTGGTCCACCCGCCTGCGCGGCCAGCACACCTCCGTCACGGCGTCCTTCGCCTACGGCGATGACCGGTCCATGGTGACCCACGGCCACGACCTGCCCATGACGGTCGACGAGCTCATCGGCGACCCGCCGGCGACCCGCGCCGTCATCACCGATCTCGGCGGCCACCGGGCGGAGGAGCAGTGGTGGCGTCGCGCCGCCGAGCGGGGGGCGCTGGTCTTCGCCGACGTCGGCTGGGACCCCACGGGTGTCTGGGACCGCGCCGCCCTCGAGCCCCTACGGCAGTGCCACGCGTTCCTGCCCAACGAGGTCGAGGCCATGGCCTACACCCGCACCGACGACCCTCGCGCCGCGCTGAGCGTCCTGGCGGAGCTGGCGCCCGTCGTCGTCGTCACGCGGGGGCCCCGCGGGGCGATCGCCGTCGACAGCCTCACCGGGGAGGAGGCGGAGGTGCCCTCGCTCGCCGTCGACGCCATCGACCCCACGGGCGCGGGCGACGTCTTCGCGGCCTCCTTCGCCAGCGGCACCCTGTGGGGCTGGCCGCTGGCCGAGCGGATGGCGTTCGCTGCCCTGTGCTCCTCCCTCGCCGTCCAGCAGTTCGGCGGCTCCCTCGCCGCCCCCGGGATGGGGGACATCCACGACTGGTGGGCGCGCGTGGCGGCGGCCGCCGACGGCGGTGACCCCCGTGCGGCGGAGCTGCGCGCCCGGTACCGCTTCCTCGACGAGGCGCTGCCGGCCCGCCCGGCCGGCGCCGCCCGCCGCGCCGAGGCGACGTTCGCGCTGGACGCCGATCTGTGA
- a CDS encoding carbohydrate ABC transporter permease — translation MRGGVASPAPGSSPTGIAPSAPRSRTARSRRRRGGGWAPYGFLLPGFVVYAVFLLYPLGRAVQISLYDWDGLSLATFVGLANYADVVTDPALRDAFAHALVLIFFFSVLPLGIGLVLAALLTRARVRGMAFFRTVVFLPQVIAMVVVAVAWRQIYAPDGQLNTALRAVGLDALTRTWLGDYTLTLPAVGFIGTWVSTGLVTVLLMAGMARIPGELYEAATLDGAGPVRTFLSITVPSVRAEVVVALTLTIIAALKTFDLIYVTTSGGPGTSTTVPSYEVYRRAFELGEVGSAAAVAVVLTALIFLINVGVNRIGERER, via the coding sequence GTGCGGGGCGGCGTCGCCAGCCCCGCACCGGGCTCGTCCCCGACCGGGATCGCGCCATCGGCGCCCCGATCGAGGACCGCTCGTTCGCGTCGTCGCCGCGGGGGCGGGTGGGCGCCGTACGGCTTCCTCCTGCCCGGCTTCGTCGTCTACGCCGTCTTCCTCCTCTACCCCCTCGGCCGGGCCGTCCAGATCTCCCTGTACGACTGGGACGGGCTGTCGCTGGCGACCTTCGTGGGCCTGGCCAACTACGCCGACGTCGTCACCGACCCGGCCCTGCGCGACGCCTTCGCGCACGCCCTCGTCCTCATCTTCTTCTTCTCCGTCCTCCCGCTCGGGATCGGCCTCGTCCTCGCCGCGCTGCTCACCCGCGCGCGCGTGCGCGGCATGGCGTTCTTCCGCACCGTCGTCTTCCTGCCGCAGGTCATCGCGATGGTCGTCGTCGCGGTGGCGTGGCGGCAGATCTACGCCCCCGACGGGCAGCTCAACACCGCGCTGCGCGCCGTCGGCCTCGACGCGTTGACCCGGACCTGGCTGGGTGACTACACGCTCACCCTGCCCGCCGTCGGGTTCATCGGGACCTGGGTCTCCACCGGCCTGGTCACCGTGCTCCTCATGGCCGGGATGGCCCGCATCCCCGGCGAGCTCTACGAGGCCGCGACGCTCGACGGCGCCGGCCCGGTGCGGACGTTCCTGTCCATCACGGTGCCCTCGGTCCGGGCGGAGGTCGTCGTCGCCCTCACCCTGACGATCATCGCCGCGCTCAAGACGTTCGACCTCATCTACGTCACCACGTCCGGCGGACCGGGGACGTCGACGACGGTGCCGAGCTACGAGGTCTACCGCCGGGCGTTCGAGCTCGGCGAGGTGGGGTCGGCGGCGGCGGTCGCCGTCGTCCTCACCGCCCTCATCTTCCTCATCAACGTGGGGGTCAACCGGATCGGGGAGCGTGAGCGATGA
- a CDS encoding ABC transporter substrate-binding protein has protein sequence MHRRTIAQSAAALSALLLVSACAPSDDAPDPDAETVAEGTAGADGECTGEQSTLKVWSWRTEDADTYEQIFDVFEGENPCITVDFQAFLNTEYNQILSTGLTGTDGPDIAQVRSYGQLQPLIESGNLVALDDIVPEVREFDETILAGALGREDGQVYGVPFASQTLQMYYNVAVFEELGLEEPETWEDFVAANEAIAESGMTPMAVGALDAWMLPIVHDILSSAQYGGSEFEEAVLSGEAQFTDPQYVASIQTLKDMQPFMSPDVVGVSYTDSQVLFTSEQAAMFPGGSFELAFFQEQNPDLELGVFQVPPAPEAVLEEAVTPAYADGNWGMNANGTQTEAAETLIAWLATQDFGQMVADDLKQFSPVPGVEFSDPLMSEMWEMYQESPAPYLHLVNFRYGEPLGTDLMGQGAQELLLGDKDPAQVAADIQGGLSEWFTPGQ, from the coding sequence ATGCACCGCAGAACGATCGCCCAGTCCGCGGCCGCGCTGTCCGCGCTGCTGCTGGTCAGCGCGTGCGCGCCGTCGGACGACGCACCCGACCCCGACGCCGAGACCGTCGCCGAGGGCACCGCGGGTGCCGACGGTGAGTGCACCGGCGAGCAGTCGACGCTCAAGGTGTGGTCCTGGCGCACCGAGGACGCCGACACCTACGAGCAGATCTTCGACGTGTTCGAGGGGGAGAACCCCTGCATCACCGTCGACTTCCAGGCGTTCCTCAACACCGAGTACAACCAGATCCTTTCCACGGGCCTCACGGGCACCGACGGGCCGGACATCGCGCAGGTCCGCAGCTACGGCCAGCTCCAGCCGCTCATCGAGAGCGGGAACCTCGTCGCCCTCGACGACATCGTCCCCGAGGTCCGCGAGTTCGACGAGACCATCCTCGCCGGCGCCCTGGGCCGCGAGGACGGGCAGGTCTACGGGGTGCCCTTCGCCTCCCAGACGCTGCAGATGTACTACAACGTCGCCGTCTTCGAGGAGCTCGGGCTCGAGGAGCCGGAGACCTGGGAGGACTTCGTCGCCGCCAACGAGGCGATCGCCGAGTCCGGCATGACGCCCATGGCCGTCGGCGCCCTCGACGCGTGGATGCTCCCGATCGTCCACGACATCCTCAGCTCCGCGCAGTACGGCGGCTCGGAGTTCGAGGAGGCCGTCCTGTCCGGCGAGGCGCAGTTCACCGACCCGCAGTACGTCGCGTCGATCCAGACCCTCAAGGACATGCAGCCGTTCATGTCCCCCGACGTCGTGGGCGTGAGCTACACCGACTCCCAGGTGCTCTTCACCAGCGAGCAGGCCGCGATGTTCCCCGGCGGCTCCTTCGAGCTGGCCTTCTTCCAGGAGCAGAACCCCGACCTCGAGCTCGGCGTCTTCCAGGTCCCGCCGGCGCCGGAGGCGGTCCTCGAGGAGGCCGTCACCCCCGCCTACGCGGACGGCAACTGGGGCATGAACGCCAACGGGACGCAGACCGAGGCCGCCGAGACGCTCATCGCGTGGCTCGCCACCCAGGACTTCGGCCAGATGGTCGCCGACGACCTCAAGCAGTTCTCCCCGGTCCCCGGTGTCGAGTTCTCCGACCCGCTCATGTCCGAGATGTGGGAGATGTACCAGGAGAGCCCGGCGCCCTACCTGCACCTGGTGAACTTCCGCTACGGCGAGCCGCTCGGCACCGACCTCATGGGCCAGGGCGCGCAGGAGCTCCTGCTCGGTGACAAGGACCCGGCCCAGGTCGCGGCCGACATCCAGGGCGGGCTCTCCGAATGGTTCACCCCCGGACAGTGA